Part of the Spiroplasma turonicum genome, TTGTATATTCGTAGTATTACCTTCATATGATGAAACTATCATATATTCAGTAATGCAATTAAATTCTAAATCTTTTAAAAGACCTGCCATAAAAGGAACACATCCCTTAAGTAATCCAACTGTTATAACAGTATTATTTTTATATTGTATAGATTTGTAATAATTACTAATATTATGTGCTAATTCTTTTATTTTTGAATCAATCTTATTTCTATCTACTAGAACTTCTTTTACTAAAGGGTGATTTGTCATTTAGTACCTCCGATATATTATTATAATATACTACTTTAAATTATTTAAAAAAGAATCTAAAATAAACTTTGCAGCTATTTGATCTTTATTTTGTTTTTTATCCTTAATGCTAAAATTAGAAGCACTCATCATATTATTCGCCATTTTTGTTGTTAATCTTTCATCTATTTTTACTATTTTTTTTTCATCAATTAATAAAATATTAATCATAAGATAAATAAAATCATCTACCATATCTGCTCTATGACCAATTGACCCATTCATATTAATTGGATATCCTACAATTATTTTTTCAAATGAATTTTCTGTAAATAATATTTTTAATTTTTGGATTGCTTCTTCAAAGTCAAATTCATTAAATCTTATTGTACTATGGGGTGTTGCAAAATAACCTTCACTTATTGCTATACCAACTGTTTTTGAACCTATATCTAGTCCTATATATCTGTACATTTTCCATCCTTTTTAAATTTTTATTTTTATTAATATTTTATAAATACTGATTATTTATTAAAGGTTACGAGGTCTAATTTTTTTTCTAAATCAATTAACAACTGATTTTGAATAATACATATAAATAAACAATATAACAATTGAAAAATAAACATCACTTGCAAAATGATCAAGCATTGTGATTCTTGAAATACCTACAAGTAATGTAACTATTGATGCTGTCAAAATTGTTATAATTTTTAATACTTGTGTTTTTTTGTTGGGTAGATAAAAGAAAAATAAAAATACAAATAAAAGACTTGCAGATAAAGTATGACCACTTGGAAAACTATTTCCCCTACTACTAGAAAAATTTGGTTCAAAAGCATAATAAAAATCTTTATTAGAATTTATAACCTCATCTGGTCTAAGTCTTCCAAAAATTACTTTTAATAATTGGACAGTAATTTGAGAGAAGAAAATAACAAAAAAAGCATAACCTGTTTTTGAACTTATATTTGAAAGTCAATATACATCTTTGTATAACTTCTTTTTATATATATACATGTTTAATGAAAAATAAAAAATAAATGAAACTAAAATACAAACTAAACTTCCAACTAGTTTATAAAGTGATTCTTTACTATCTTTTTTAAAGTTAAATGAATCATTATAATAAAAAAATAAAACATTTATTAATAAATATATGATATTAAATAATCAATATATAATTTGTTTATTTTTTTTGGTTTTTATTAAACTATAATTTATAGTCAGTACAAAAATTAATAATAGAAAATATATAGGTATAAATATTATTCCAATACCAATTTGATCAAATATTAATGAGAACCAACTTTTTGATCAAGTTGCTGGAATAGATTTAGATATTTTTAAATCAAATATTATTAATGGTATTGATAACAAAGATATTAAAATAATTATCATTCAAAATAAAAGTCTTTTTTTTAGTTTTTTATCTAACTTAATTGCCATATAAATATTATATATTACAAATTTTCTATAAAGTCCAATGAATTTAAAAAACTATTTAAATCATATATGACTTTTTTACATAATTCATTTATAAATGATTTGTAGCTTTTAATTTTATTATAATTTAAAATCCCTACTTGGTTTATTTTAGTTTTATTCAAAGTTCTGGCTTTTGAAAAAATAATTTCATTATTTATTTTTACTTCAAAATTAAATTCTTTACTTAATTTTTTAATATTATTGTCTAATTTCTTCTTTAATTCAATTAAATCATCATTATTAATTTTACTTTCATCTAACGAGCTTTTAGAATAAAAAAAGTTTTTGTCTGTTTCTTTTTTTAAAAATAGAATGTTTTGAGAGTCTTCTTTAATTATACTTTTATTCATAGATATAGTTTCTTTACTCAAATACTTATTTTTTAAAAAAACTCTCAATATTGGGTAGACAATAAGCATAAATAATAAACTATTGCCAGTTGTGCTTTCATCAAACACATCTGTAGTTTTAAATACTTGAATTGGTTCGTGGATTGTAAATTTACCGGTAAAGTCTTTGTACTGATATAAAATAAAAGTTGAAAGTAATTTATTATTTAATTCATTATCTAATTTTAAAGAAACTAATGAGATATCTTTGTTATTACATACTTTGGCAAATGAATCTTTATATATAGATTCCAAATCATTATTAATAAACTGTAACTTTATTAATTTATAATATGATTTCTTTAATAATCTATTAATACTAATAGACAATATAAAAATTATTATACTTATCAGTAGTGATGAAATTAAAATTATAGTCGATCCTTTAAAATTAAGTCATTTAAAACAAAATAAGCTTATTATTGTTAATACCAAAATTATTCATAAACTTATAAGACTAAAAAATAATAAAATATTTGAAAATAAATTAGTAATTGAATAAGCAACCATTTTTTTAACTAACTTTTTATTATTAATGAATTTTTTATCTATTAAATTGTAAACATAATCTTTCATATACTAATCCTACAAAATAATTATAACTTAAAATCTCCACTTATATATTTTTATTCATATAGTACAAAAAGTTTGATATTAAGGCTTTTTTTAATAACAATAAATTTGAATTTTCTTTATTAATTTTTATTATAATCTTACCTTCTCAATTTATTTTTGAACCATATATACTAATATTTGATAAGTAGTTTTTAAAAACAAACATAAATTTTAAATAAATTGTTTTTGTGTCTTTAATTTTTATTTTTTTTATAATTTTTTCAAGACTTGTTTTATAAGTGTTTATCTCAACAATTTTGTTGTTACCTCATAAAAATGCGGAATCATCTATTAACTCATAATTAATTAACTCGTTATAATTATAAATATCTTGTATAGATTTGAAATAACTTATACAATCATCTTCGGTTTCAGAAGGGTTTCTTCTAAACTTAATTTTTAATTTTATGATTAATAAAATATATATAAAAAATTTGAAAAAAGATATAATTCCCATTAATAAGAAAAAAATTATGTAATATTTAATATTTATTAGGAAAATACCAATAATTACAAATATTAAATTAATAAATATAAATAAAATAATATCTATAAGTAATATTAATGCTTTTGTTTTGTATGTATAAAGATTAGTTTTATTATAGTCAAACTTTGGTAAAAGATCATTAAAAAAATTATTTATACTAAATCAATCAAAAATAGCTTTAAATTTAAATAAAGAATATGAAGTATAACTAACTATAAAGATTGAGACTAAATATATTATTAAAGTTATTAATACTATAAACTCTTCCATTTATAATCTCCTTTTTTCACATTGTTAAATCCTAGCGAACCAATTATTTTATAAGCAGTAATTTTATTGATTACATATATTATATTATAATAAATGTATTTTATTAAATTATAAACACACAGTTTAAAAGAAGCGTAAAGATTTGTGTATTAACAAATTTTAATACACAAAACTAAACTACTTTTATTACAAAACTTGATTTAAGCTGAATATTGTATAATTATGTTTAAAAGATATTTTTATTATAAGGTTTATTAAATTATTATTATCGTTAACATATTATTTATTTTTTTTACAAGAAAAACTTAACTTTTATTAGATTCTGTGATTTATTTTGTCTTTTAGCTAATGGTTACTTATTTATTTTTAAAATAACATTTATCAAACATATAAATTTCTTTTTTTCAAATATAAAAGCCACACTATTTTTTAAATTCTACCCGTAAGATATTATGGAAATTGTTTTTATAATATAAAAAAATATTTATTTCTTATTTCTATATTTAAGTTTATAACAATAAATCCATTTACACTAGGTTATTATTTTTTACCAATCACTTCTAACATAACTTTTATAAATTTTAATTATTAAATTGATAAATATATCAATAGTAAATTTACTAAGAAACTTTTTTTGAAAAGTTTAAATTTATTTTTTTATTAAGTTAATAATTTAAATTAACTTTTGATTTTATTTAAAATAGTTTGTTGTAAATTATTATTTTATCTTATGAAGTTTATAAATAAGTTAATTTTTATTTTTAAAATTTACTTTTTAATAATTATTAATAGTTGTTTGATTAGCTTTTATTTGCATATTAATATATTTTTTTTAGTTTTTTTAAAATATTGAATAGGTTTTTATTAACTCTCAAATATTTATTAGTATATAAATTTCATCTACATAATTTGCTGCGAAATAATGTATTAACGAGTATTCATAATATTTATAAATATTTTATTATTTTTTCTTTCAACAAACATTTGTTGTGTAAAGTTTAAAGTTGGTAAATCATAAGAGAAATCATTATCAATTAAATAATTTGTTTTTAATTACTTAATATTGGTGAATTTTAAGAAAAAATAAAACTTTCCAGTATTTCTTTACAAGTTAATGCAAACATTTTTTTATTAAATGTGAGTTAAGTTTTTTTTAAAGCTTTTTGTTTAATTTTTTATTTAAAATTTTTCCTCTAAACCACTCAGAAATAAGCATTTTTTTCAAATTTTGATAGGTTTATTGAACTTCATTTAAATCATTATTTATACTAAAAGGATAAAATTTTTAGTGGTTTTATATCAAACTAAAGTCAGTTTATTCCAACTTTAATATTCAAATCCTAAGAATTTTTTCTATAGTTATTTGACTTTTATATAAATTTGGCTTGATTATTTAATTTTTAATATAAATTTCAAAAAATATTTATTATATCAAAAACCAGTTATTATTATATTGGTTTATTTAGTTTCCTATTTGCTCTTATTAAATCTTAATAATATAATAAAAATACCCAAAGATTAATATTTAAGCAGCTCCTGAAAATATTTTTTAAAAAATAAAAATATTAGATTTATTTTGCTAAATCTAATATTTAATTTATAAAGGTTTAATTTTTACATTTATCCAAAATTAGAAATTGATACATTTAAACTTTTATAATAAGTTCCATATTTAATTGTTAATTTAATTGGTTCAATAGTATTTTGTTTTGCAACAATGATTCATTTATAAGAACTTTGCCCAAATGATTCACCTTCAGCTTTATTACAATAAAAATATTTTTCGTATTCGTATTCAGAATTACCTATTTCTGGTCAACCATCAAAATTAGAATATTCACCTTTCATTATCAAATTAAATTTATATTCATACTTTTGATTACCTTTCATACAATTAACTTTTAAATTATCATTTTCTAAAGATAAGTATTCATTGTCTTCTTTATCTATTTCCATCTCAAATCATGTTTTTGTATAATTGTAAGTAAGTTTAATTGAACCAATAAATCTATTATTTGAACTAGGTAATATTCTTATAGAAGTTTCACTAAAATTTTCATTATCTATATTTATATCTTCTTTAAAAATTTCTCTACCTCTAACTTGTTTATTAATTGCTCTTAATAATATATCTATAGTAGGTAGGGATTCTTTATCATTTATAATTCCTAGATCTGTATTTCTAAAATAATTTTCTAAATCTTGCGTCTGTTCAAAAATAAAGCTTACTTCAAAACTTTCACCCTTATATTTAGAGGAGGTTTCTTTAATTATAATTTCAGCACTTTCATCTGAAGCGTATCTTATATTAACATCATCTCAAGTTATTTTATTATTTACATTTATTAAATTAAAATTTTTTAATATAATATCTTTCGTAAAAGATGGTTCACTATCATAAATATAACCAAATTCCTTTATTGCAACCTTACTCAAATCAGTTTTTAAAGAATCATCTACTCTTTTATAATATTTATATGTAACAACGACTGAACCAATAAAACTTTTAGAATCTTCATTTGCTTTAATTTTTGCTTCTGTTACTGTAGGCTCTCCATCGAAACTAATATCATTTACATTATATATATCAGTTTCATTAATACTATTAATTTTAGAAAGTAATTCCACTAATGTTGGTTTATCTCCTTCCCCTAAAAAATCTCCAAGTTCTTTATATTTAATGTTGTTTAAATTTGATTTAGTTGTTTTATCATCAGAGTTACATGATAAAA contains:
- the ruvX gene encoding Holliday junction resolvase RuvX — protein: MYRYIGLDIGSKTVGIAISEGYFATPHSTIRFNEFDFEEAIQKLKILFTENSFEKIIVGYPINMNGSIGHRADMVDDFIYLMINILLIDEKKIVKIDERLTTKMANNMMSASNFSIKDKKQNKDQIAAKFILDSFLNNLK
- a CDS encoding phosphatase PAP2 family protein, producing the protein MAIKLDKKLKKRLLFWMIIILISLLSIPLIIFDLKISKSIPATWSKSWFSLIFDQIGIGIIFIPIYFLLLIFVLTINYSLIKTKKNKQIIYWLFNIIYLLINVLFFYYNDSFNFKKDSKESLYKLVGSLVCILVSFIFYFSLNMYIYKKKLYKDVYWLSNISSKTGYAFFVIFFSQITVQLLKVIFGRLRPDEVINSNKDFYYAFEPNFSSSRGNSFPSGHTLSASLLFVFLFFFYLPNKKTQVLKIITILTASIVTLLVGISRITMLDHFASDVYFSIVILFIYMYYSKSVVNWFRKKIRPRNL